One genomic window of Candidatus Poribacteria bacterium includes the following:
- a CDS encoding sugar phosphate isomerase/epimerase has translation MGFKFGYSTLRWQTPDFEELLTQLKDAGWDGWEMRQSLDWVGTPQRIRKICDNVDLPIAAVTARGLPIDKNTEQMELNKRRMDFAAEVEADCFMFMGAGKPKDRPVNSEDLAALADVSEEWAEYASQYGLEVCYHIHTNTTVDSIDDWAKYMSLLRKCKLCIDVSHSALWGYDPIESIRRYSDALVYVHLQDYGSVTGGDDGTPYDVGWVDVGAGTVMDFPGIMSTLEELKYDRWVTACPGQVEDRSDIERMSVNREYLRELGY, from the coding sequence ATGGGTTTCAAATTTGGATATAGCACGTTACGCTGGCAAACGCCGGATTTTGAGGAACTCTTGACACAACTCAAGGACGCAGGTTGGGACGGTTGGGAGATGCGTCAATCCTTAGATTGGGTTGGAACACCGCAACGCATCCGAAAGATATGCGATAATGTGGATCTGCCGATTGCTGCTGTCACAGCACGCGGGCTGCCGATTGATAAAAACACGGAGCAGATGGAGCTCAATAAACGGCGTATGGACTTCGCCGCAGAAGTTGAAGCCGACTGTTTCATGTTTATGGGGGCAGGCAAACCGAAAGACCGTCCTGTCAATAGTGAGGATCTCGCTGCACTCGCCGATGTCTCCGAAGAATGGGCGGAGTACGCTTCGCAATACGGTTTGGAGGTCTGCTATCATATCCACACCAACACCACCGTCGATTCGATTGACGACTGGGCGAAATATATGAGTCTTCTCCGAAAGTGCAAACTTTGTATAGACGTGTCGCATTCGGCACTCTGGGGTTACGATCCAATCGAATCTATACGCCGCTATAGCGACGCGCTCGTCTACGTCCACCTCCAGGACTACGGCAGCGTCACGGGTGGCGACGATGGCACACCTTACGATGTCGGTTGGGTCGATGTCGGTGCAGGGACGGTCATGGATTTCCCGGGCATTATGTCTACACTTGAGGAACTCAAATATGACCGCTGGGTCACGGCGTGTCCCGGACAGGTTGAAGACCGTTCAGATATCGAACGCATGAGCGTCAACCGCGAATATCTGCGGGAATTAGGGTATTAG
- a CDS encoding glutamate mutase L, producing the protein MNKAAGEIRSILATDCGSTTTKAILIEKRGAEYQLIVRGEAPTTVEAPVEDVTAGVINAITEVEELAGRKLLNNGSVLKPQRGDEGVDIYISTSSAGGGLQMMVAGVVRNLTAESAERAALGAGAIVMDVIASNDKRLPHEKIERIRHLRPDMLLLSGGIDGGTTSHVVELAEIIAAARPRPRLGIAYELPLIYAGNIDARESIEERLQDVMALEIVDNLRPVLERENLMPTRHKIQEQFLEHVMAHAPGYRKLIDWTDAPIMPTPGAVGEIIQTVAAQQDIAVVGVDIGGATTDVFSVFKNKEAESIFNRTVSANLGMSYSVSNVLAETGLENVLRWVPFDIEVGDLRNRVKNKMIRPTTIPQTLQELILEQAIAREALRLAFEQHKQLAVELRGVQQQRTISEAFDQAESGQTLVNMLDLDMLVGSGGVLSHAPRRQQAMLMIIDAFEPEGITHLAVDSIFMMPQLGVLAQVNPEAATQVFERDCLIHLGTCISPIGIGNAGEACLSIELDLPGSPPVVEDVPYGELCLYPLALGETASVKLQPSRKFDLGAGRGTAIEAEVMGGVVGLVIDTRGRPLEIPTDSADRVTQLTKWQAALEAYPSG; encoded by the coding sequence ATGAACAAAGCAGCGGGGGAGATCCGCTCTATTCTCGCTACCGACTGTGGTAGCACAACGACAAAGGCAATTCTTATTGAGAAACGGGGTGCCGAATACCAACTCATCGTGCGAGGTGAGGCACCAACGACGGTTGAGGCACCCGTCGAAGATGTAACAGCAGGCGTTATTAACGCCATTACCGAAGTTGAGGAACTTGCTGGACGCAAACTTCTCAATAACGGAAGCGTTCTGAAACCGCAGCGTGGCGACGAAGGCGTTGATATTTACATATCAACCAGCAGTGCCGGTGGTGGACTTCAGATGATGGTCGCAGGCGTTGTCCGCAATCTGACAGCAGAGAGTGCCGAGCGCGCTGCACTCGGTGCGGGTGCAATCGTCATGGATGTTATTGCCTCCAACGACAAACGTCTCCCTCACGAAAAGATTGAACGCATCCGACATCTCCGACCTGATATGCTGCTTTTGTCGGGCGGCATTGATGGTGGAACAACTTCGCACGTCGTTGAATTGGCGGAGATTATCGCTGCGGCACGTCCCAGACCGCGATTGGGTATCGCTTATGAACTCCCTCTCATCTACGCTGGGAACATAGATGCACGTGAGTCCATTGAAGAACGCTTGCAAGATGTAATGGCACTGGAGATAGTGGATAACCTACGTCCGGTTTTAGAGCGTGAAAACCTCATGCCGACGCGGCACAAGATACAGGAGCAATTCCTCGAACACGTCATGGCACACGCCCCCGGTTATCGGAAACTGATTGATTGGACGGATGCCCCGATTATGCCGACCCCTGGAGCCGTGGGTGAGATTATTCAGACCGTCGCTGCACAACAAGATATTGCGGTCGTCGGGGTTGACATCGGCGGTGCGACGACCGATGTCTTTTCTGTTTTCAAGAATAAGGAGGCAGAATCAATCTTTAACCGAACCGTCAGTGCGAACCTCGGTATGAGTTACAGTGTCTCGAACGTCCTCGCTGAAACCGGATTAGAAAACGTCCTCCGCTGGGTCCCGTTTGACATTGAGGTTGGGGATCTCCGAAACCGAGTTAAGAACAAGATGATTCGTCCGACGACAATTCCACAGACGCTGCAGGAATTGATCCTCGAACAGGCGATCGCCCGCGAGGCACTCCGACTCGCTTTTGAACAGCACAAACAGCTCGCTGTCGAATTGCGAGGGGTCCAACAACAACGCACAATTTCTGAAGCCTTCGATCAAGCCGAAAGCGGACAGACGCTCGTGAATATGCTCGATTTAGACATGCTTGTTGGCAGCGGTGGTGTCTTGTCACACGCACCGCGTCGGCAGCAAGCGATGCTCATGATAATAGACGCTTTTGAACCTGAAGGCATAACCCACCTCGCTGTTGACAGTATCTTCATGATGCCGCAGCTTGGTGTGCTTGCACAAGTCAACCCAGAGGCTGCTACCCAAGTCTTTGAACGGGATTGTCTCATCCATTTAGGGACGTGTATCTCTCCTATCGGTATTGGCAATGCTGGTGAGGCGTGTCTCTCTATTGAACTCGATCTACCGGGCAGTCCGCCTGTTGTCGAGGACGTGCCGTACGGTGAACTCTGTCTCTATCCGTTGGCATTGGGTGAAACGGCATCGGTGAAACTCCAACCGTCTCGGAAATTTGATCTTGGTGCGGGGCGCGGCACCGCCATTGAAGCAGAGGTAATGGGCGGTGTTGTCGGATTGGTTATTGATACCCGCGGCAGGCCGCTCGAAATTCCGACGGATTCCGCAGATCGTGTCACACAACTTACGAAGTGGCAGGCTGCGTTGGAAGCCTATCCATCAGGTTGA